From a region of the Actinomycetota bacterium genome:
- a CDS encoding glycosyltransferase 87 family protein: MERTKKITVSAALAATTLALLGGLLLKDRCTTHQWDGYQYRTSCYNDVFALYFFRGLQDRVFPYIHGDGVMDTGGDGDLEYPVVTGYFVGAIAQVVHGGQEFFRANAAGLAAAGLAAAGLLAALARDRRRVFFFALAPAVVLYAFHNWDLLAVAAMVGGLYAFRARADRTAGALLGLGAAAKLFPGLILPALALARWRQRGRPPVGMIAWAAGIFAAANLPVLLWNPTGWAFAWKFQSTRFPNFETSWYFLYRHLSGLFGGSFWSDTYPRATSVLSGLLFAAGALLLLRAEAKREHQRPYAAAFGLLVIFLLTAKVYSPQYSLWILPFFVLLRMPWYAFAAFAVTDAAVWFAISAYFLAAPPLSAGDPALRLTLTEAAVWVRYAVLAWLLWLSRRAEENVEDLPPQSNAVWPAREAY, from the coding sequence GTGGAAAGAACTAAGAAGATCACCGTTTCAGCGGCGCTCGCTGCCACGACCCTTGCGCTGCTCGGCGGGCTGCTGCTGAAGGATCGCTGCACGACGCACCAGTGGGACGGTTACCAGTACCGCACGTCCTGCTACAACGACGTGTTCGCGTTGTACTTCTTCCGCGGCCTTCAGGATCGCGTGTTTCCCTACATTCACGGCGACGGCGTGATGGACACCGGCGGTGACGGAGACCTCGAATACCCCGTTGTAACCGGCTACTTCGTCGGAGCCATTGCGCAGGTTGTTCACGGCGGACAGGAGTTCTTCCGGGCGAACGCCGCAGGACTCGCCGCCGCAGGACTCGCCGCCGCCGGACTGCTCGCGGCGCTGGCGCGCGACCGGCGCCGCGTGTTCTTCTTTGCGCTCGCACCCGCTGTGGTGCTTTACGCGTTCCACAACTGGGACTTGCTCGCTGTGGCGGCGATGGTGGGCGGGCTGTATGCGTTTCGGGCGCGCGCCGATCGAACCGCCGGAGCACTGCTGGGGCTCGGTGCTGCCGCGAAGTTGTTCCCAGGGCTCATCCTGCCGGCGCTCGCGCTTGCGCGCTGGAGACAGCGCGGCCGACCTCCCGTCGGGATGATTGCATGGGCGGCCGGCATCTTCGCGGCGGCGAACCTTCCGGTGCTTCTGTGGAATCCGACCGGGTGGGCGTTCGCGTGGAAGTTTCAATCCACGAGGTTCCCAAACTTCGAAACCAGTTGGTACTTCCTTTACCGGCATCTCTCGGGGCTGTTTGGGGGGAGTTTCTGGTCGGACACGTATCCGAGAGCGACCAGCGTGCTTTCGGGACTGCTGTTCGCGGCAGGCGCGTTGCTGTTGCTTCGCGCCGAGGCGAAACGAGAACATCAGCGACCCTATGCGGCTGCGTTCGGTCTTCTCGTGATCTTCTTGCTGACCGCGAAGGTCTACTCGCCGCAGTACTCGTTGTGGATCTTGCCGTTCTTCGTTCTGTTGCGCATGCCTTGGTATGCATTCGCGGCGTTCGCCGTTACCGATGCGGCCGTGTGGTTCGCGATCAGCGCGTACTTCCTTGCCGCCCCACCTCTGAGTGCGGGTGATCCCGCCTTGCGCTTGACGCTTACCGAAGCGGCAGTGTGGGTGCGCTACGCGGTGCTCGCGTGGCTCCTGTGGTTGTCACGTCGCGCCGAGGAGAACGTCGAAGATCTGCCGCCGCAGTCAAACGCGGTGTGGCCGGCGCGCGAGGCCTATTAG
- a CDS encoding PBP1A family penicillin-binding protein — translation MKQTPERGRAKPASKSAKKPVAKGRVAVSEKPPRRARRFVAFLVGVGVLGAAGWIAVLYEFADVPEPNSIATAESVVVLDRGGSALGRIHAEADRVTVPLSQIPEDLRHAVIATEDRHFAEHSGLRPTSIVRAAIANALGRGVRQGGSTITQQYVKNAFVGNEQSLTRKVKEAVLAVKLERARTKDQILEAYLNTIYFGRGAYGVEAAAQTYFGRHVRRLTLAQSALLAGLIRAPEAYDPSRAPETARARRDAVIGFMLRDDHVTVGEAEGARESAVKVRARVPGGTAPHFLEDVRRELERRFGARAMYSGEISRVTVTLDAGMQRAAEAAVREVYDATSDPDVALVAIDPRTGAVRAMIGARDWGARQLNLATQARRQPGSTFKPAVLAAALELGIGPETVFAAPAKITLKTDGKPWTVANYDGHSEKSMRLRRATELSVNTVYAQLILKVGPDAVVDAAHRLGIRSRLAPLPSLALGTADVTPLELASVYSTFAARGVQRDPYMLEMVTGRDGAVLFRADPGSTVALRPAIADTVNDVLRGVIENGTGKTARIGRPAAGKTGTTQDHADAWFAGYTPDLATVVWNGYADVARPMRNVRGVAAVTGSSFPARIWKTFMRRALAGMSPAAFVSPAPTPTPTPSASPRPGLSASATPSEKESGGKN, via the coding sequence GTGAAACAGACGCCGGAGCGCGGCCGCGCGAAGCCCGCGTCGAAGTCCGCGAAGAAGCCGGTCGCGAAAGGCCGTGTTGCCGTTTCCGAGAAGCCGCCGCGCCGCGCGAGGCGCTTTGTTGCGTTCCTCGTCGGTGTGGGGGTTCTGGGAGCCGCGGGATGGATCGCCGTCCTCTACGAGTTCGCCGACGTCCCGGAGCCGAACTCGATCGCGACGGCCGAGTCGGTGGTGGTGCTCGATCGCGGGGGCAGCGCACTTGGGCGCATTCACGCTGAGGCCGACCGTGTCACCGTCCCGCTGTCGCAGATCCCTGAAGACCTCCGCCATGCGGTGATCGCGACAGAGGACCGCCACTTTGCCGAGCACTCTGGATTGAGACCGACGTCGATCGTGCGCGCGGCGATTGCCAATGCGCTGGGACGTGGTGTTCGGCAGGGCGGAAGCACGATCACTCAGCAGTACGTCAAGAACGCTTTCGTCGGCAACGAGCAATCTTTGACTCGCAAGGTCAAGGAAGCAGTGCTTGCGGTGAAGCTCGAGCGCGCCCGCACGAAGGATCAGATTCTTGAGGCGTATCTGAACACGATCTACTTCGGTCGCGGTGCCTACGGCGTCGAGGCGGCGGCGCAGACGTACTTCGGGCGCCACGTTCGACGGCTGACGCTTGCGCAGAGCGCCTTGCTTGCCGGGCTCATTCGCGCGCCGGAGGCGTACGACCCGTCGCGCGCGCCGGAGACTGCGCGCGCGCGCCGCGACGCGGTGATTGGGTTCATGCTGCGTGACGACCACGTCACCGTCGGCGAAGCCGAGGGCGCGCGCGAGTCGGCGGTGAAGGTGCGCGCGCGCGTGCCGGGGGGGACGGCGCCGCACTTCCTGGAGGACGTGCGCCGCGAACTCGAGCGGCGCTTTGGCGCGCGCGCGATGTATTCGGGTGAGATCTCGCGCGTCACAGTCACTCTGGATGCCGGGATGCAGCGCGCCGCGGAGGCCGCCGTGCGAGAGGTGTACGACGCGACTTCCGATCCCGATGTCGCGCTGGTGGCAATCGACCCTCGTACGGGCGCGGTGCGCGCGATGATCGGCGCGCGGGATTGGGGCGCGCGCCAGCTGAACCTCGCGACGCAGGCGCGGCGCCAGCCGGGCAGCACGTTCAAGCCGGCGGTTCTTGCGGCCGCACTCGAACTCGGTATCGGACCTGAAACCGTCTTTGCGGCTCCGGCCAAGATCACGCTGAAGACTGACGGTAAGCCGTGGACGGTTGCCAACTACGACGGGCATAGCGAGAAGTCCATGCGACTCCGCCGCGCGACCGAACTGAGCGTGAACACGGTGTACGCGCAGTTGATCCTGAAGGTCGGGCCGGACGCGGTTGTCGATGCGGCCCACCGTCTGGGGATTCGCTCACGTCTGGCGCCGCTTCCATCGCTCGCGCTCGGGACTGCCGACGTCACGCCGTTGGAGCTTGCTTCGGTTTACTCGACGTTCGCGGCGCGGGGCGTGCAGCGAGACCCTTACATGCTGGAGATGGTGACCGGCCGCGACGGCGCCGTGTTGTTTCGCGCCGACCCGGGATCGACGGTCGCGCTGCGCCCGGCGATCGCCGACACCGTGAATGACGTGCTTCGGGGAGTGATCGAGAACGGGACCGGTAAGACCGCACGCATCGGACGTCCGGCGGCGGGCAAAACCGGCACAACGCAAGACCACGCCGACGCGTGGTTCGCGGGGTACACGCCCGATCTCGCGACGGTGGTGTGGAACGGATACGCCGACGTTGCTCGCCCGATGCGTAACGTGCGCGGTGTCGCGGCGGTAACAGGTTCGTCGTTCCCCGCGAGGATATGGAAGACGTTCATGCGGCGCGCGCTCGCCGGGATGTCCCCGGCTGCGTTCGTATCGCCAGCGCCGACGCCGACACCGACGCCGTCCGCGAGCCCAAGGCCCGGCCTCAGCGCAAGTGCCACGCCGAGCGAGAAGGAGTCGGGTGGAAAGAACTAA